The following DNA comes from Salmo trutta chromosome 15, fSalTru1.1, whole genome shotgun sequence.
TGCTCTCTGCTCCTAGATGCACTCACTGAATGGGCCTCTGTGTGACTGGCTCAGATCTCAGACAGAAGGATAGACACAAGGTCTATGATAAAACTTCTGCTAATGAATCCAATGGATCAAGAATGTGAGAATCctttgtctgattctctatgtGTTAGTGTAAATCTGCCTCTGACCAGGACTAGTCCCTAACCAGGATTAGTCTTCTATTCTAGTTTAGTCGACATAATCACTGTAACTGAGTTTcacaaagtaaaaaaaacatttaacacaaacaaacaaacatgcatggacacacatacacatatgcgcacacagacaaacacacttgTACGCACAACACAGCTGTGCTATGAGATAAAACAGTCACACAATAACTCATATGCTGAACACTCACACATTCCACATTCAGACAACGTTAGACCGATccctcctccctcgctcctcccTTGATTCCCTCCGTCCTTGGTTCTTTCCTTAAAAGGCCTGAAGCAGTGAGCCAGGACAGTGAGCCAAggttggagagggaggagagggagggagggagcgatggAGTGAGGGGGAGTTGTCCTGGACTGACTTGCATTTTCTGACCAAATGAATGTTTTTTGCAATGCTGCTATGTTTAACCTCATCTCCACATGTTCTCTGACTACACATACAGATATAACTCTTAAGGgtcttctcctgtctctctgaATCCTACCACTGCTCTCCTCTCATGTGGTTAGATCTCTCTCTGAGTAGAGGGACACCACGTGTGCTCCCTCCATTGTTCCCACAGCAGCCAAGCATGACTCAAGAGTGTTCTCTATTGGCCACAAAGAAGAACTGCAGGGCTGCCCCTCACATCAAATTTTACTCTGTAGAAGTTTAACTATGAACAATTAGACAAGAGATAAACAAATGTAAAACAGCACAGATGCCTTTTTTTACTTCAGTAATATAATGGAGATATTGAACAGAAGATGTTATTCTTATCCACTGTGTGTGAGGGACTATGAATGCTTGTGTGAGACAGCTGATGTGAATGCTTATTGTTCATACTCTAAGTTTAACCTGTTCATCTATAAATCTGTGCTGCCCTGTCCCTTTAAACTTTAAAACCCCTCACAATAACAAAGTGCATGCGGGGGCTTGGCGTATTTGGGGGTCGGTGGGGGGTTTTGTCTTTTTGAGGTGGAGGTTGTCATGTTTACAGGGCACTATGGTGCTGATTACTAGGGATGACCGCACAAAGGGAAATAAGGGGTTGGGGCTGAGTCACTGAATGGCCTCTTGTCTCTGTTTTCTAGAGAAGGGCAGGAATAAAATGGAGGCAGCTGGGAAGCAGGAAATGTCTGACTCACTGGCAGATGGCTGGGTGAGGCCAGGGAGAGGGGGACTAGCAGCATGGGCGGGTTCTGACAGGAAATGGGAGGGCCaggtgggaggggaggggttaGGGGCGGGATTTAGGAGCTGCTCACTTGCGCACATCTGGTGTCTGTTTGATGCAACTGCAGGCTGGAATACTTCAAAATTATATTTTTAAACTTTAAAGTCAGATATATTCATGTTaagatacaaataaaaaaatgtcattcTTTCTTAAAATAGATCTGGTTTGGATGCAAAAAATGTATGTCTTTAATTTGTTTGTAGACTTCTAGTTTGGACATAGTAAAATATAGAATAAGGTATAAGCCTAAACATTTTGAAATTGTGGTTTTAGTGTGCAAGTGAAACTGTGAAACTGAGTGATGTTATTTTGTTGTGAGAGGCTATATCATAcctcatttttatttgttttatttcacctttatttaaccaggtaggcaagctagttgagaacaagttctcatttaccactgcgacctggccaagataaagcaaaccagtgcgacacaaacaacacagagttacacatgggataaacaaacgtacagtcaataacacaatagaaaaatctatatacagtgtgtacaaatgtagtaagattagggaggtaaggtaaAAATTGGCCATAGAGGCaaattaattacaatttagcaattgaacactggagtgatagatgtgcagaagatgaatgtgcaagtagagatactgaggtgcaaagaagcaaaaaataaataacaatatggggatgaggtagttgggtgggctatttacagatgggctgtgtacaggtacaatgaTCGGTAAGATGCTCTGAcaactgatgcttaaagctagtgagggagatataagactccagcttcagtgatttttgcaatttgttccaatcattggcagcagagaactggaaggaaaggcagccaaagaggagttggctttggggatgaccagtgaaatatacctgctggagcgcgtgctacaggtgtgtgctgctatggtgaccagtgatatgagataaggtgggactttacctagcaaagacttatagatgacctggagctagtgggtttggtgacgaatatgaagcgagggccagccaacgagagcgtacaggtcgcagtggtgggtagtatatggggctttggtgacaaaacggatggcactgtgatagaccgcATCCAATtttttgagtagagtgttggaggctattttgtaaatgacatcgacgaagtcaaggatcggtaggatagtcagttttatgagggtatgtttggcagcatgagtgaaggatgctttgttgcgaaataggaagttgattctagatttcatttttgattggagatgcttaatgtgagtctgtaaggagagtttacagtctaaccagacacctaggtatttgtagttgttcacattttctaagtcagaaccatccagagtagtgatgctagatgggcgggtgcgggcagcgatcggttgaagagcatgcatttagttttacttgcatttaagagcagttagaggccacgggaggagtgttgtatggcattgaagatcatctggaggtttgttaacacagtgtccaaagaagggacagatgtatacagaatggtgtcgtctgcatagaggtggatcagagaatcaccagcagcaagagcgacatcattgatatatacagagaaaagagtcggcccaagcctgtggcacccacatagagactgccagaggtccggacaacaggccctccgatttgacacactgaactctatttgAGAACTAGTTGGTGaatcaggcgaggcagtcatttgagaaagtaaggctgttgagtctgccgataagaatgcggtgattgacagagtcgaaagccttggccaggttgatgaatacggctgcacagtattgtcttttatcgatgcggttatgatatcgtttaggaccttgagcgtggctgaggtgcacccatgaccagcttggaaaccagattgcatagcggagaaggtacggtgggattcgaaatggtcggtgatctgtttgttaacttggctgtcgaagactttagaaaggcagagtaggatagatataggtctgtgacagtttgggtctagattgtctccccctttgaagagggtgatgactgcggcagctttccaatctcagacgatacaaaagagaggttgaacaggctagtaataggggtaaTTTTAATTTTAAAATTTAATAATTTTAGAAGGAGAGGgaccagattgtctagcccagctgatttgtaggggtccagattttgtagctctttcagaacatcagctatctggataggggtgaaggagaaatgggggaggcttgggcgagttgctaaCTTCCCTAACTTCCCTGTTCCTAACTTTTATATAAACTTACACCTTGCAATAAGATATCCTTACTGACCTCCATACATAGCAAATACATGTGTTGCCATGGCGAGGTTGAATAATTTCCATCCATCAATCCATTCACATAAGAGGTCTGTGTTGTCTGTCTCCATCTCACTTGAAAGACCACACAACCAAATATAGGCATTTACTACCTCCTACTGGTCTAAGTGAATAACGCAGCATGTGTTGTGGATCAGAAGTGTGGGTTTGTGTGCACGTGGGAGTGCAGGTGCTTGTGTATAATGTCTCTGTGCAGCAATAATTAAATGAAACAAGATTGGTCAAAAAGCACTTCATTGATCAAAAGCACTTCATTGATGTTCATCATCACAACACATTTAAAACTTTCTCAAACAGGGAAGAGTAGAATGCCATTAAAAGTGTTACGGTGATTTGAATCATCATAAATCCTGTAGTTTGCAGGGAGTTGCATAAAAATGACATCTCCCACTTCCAGCTGTAGTATGACTGCATTGGATGCATTCCTAAACTGCTGATGGTCACCTACTTCCCCTGAATGCATTATTTGTTGTTCATTCTTGAACAGGGATAGGCCCATAACAGTTGACTGGAGAAAATCGCCCATTGTGAAGCTGAAGTGGTAGACCCCTCTCACAGGTGCTGTGAAGATACCTGGATGTGAGGGAAATCATAGAGATCATCAAGACTTGTGCTGCACAGTACATGACCGTACCTGTAGCACATTGACATAAATTTATGATCTTTATTGCACTAAACAAAATCATGGGGCATCAAACGCAACCTGCCACCAACATCAAGCAGTGTTTACTAGTTGTGCTGCTTTTTTAAAAACTTCTGATGCACTTGTATTTGACTAGGTAGGCTATAGTCTACACTAACCGTTGACTGAtgtcaggggcggaaatcccaggggggacgggggggacacgacccccccatcctgggaaaaatatgatttgtccccccaatatatcactgtaaacataactatgtaatttaaataatattaataatacgcaatgaaagcaattgtgctgattatagacacttaatagtgtgtttttaagtttcaaaagattgcgacccccccgccctttgcctcacaatggtttgatccactgcatGTTCCCTAGCTGGCCAGGTAACAGAGGGtttgtgtctactgtctgaaaggcactcaatgaacatAACTGACGGGAGGTTCATCCAGTCAATCACgccagggttcacacacacactagctgaatatgcagagctagtgcgcaaatattaactattaagctagctagtacctattccatttatgtggcgtcgtcaaagatggaatctttgctatcgtcaatttattcctagatcagcatgcatgtaagttagtgcttcaaagtccctgtgataaggttagcgataaactgaacagaactacactctcttctaccattgtcttaaatatatttaatggtctcgttgcaaaagctaaattgtcgcaagggaacttttatttatttattttatttcacctttatttaacccgggtagcaaagattatagcaaacaccactaaaacggaattggtgctcgctagctttgcaaattcaacttttgttggaagccagccaatatgaaacaaacaattaaaattacaaaaggttgcagcatatgttgtggaaatggtgaactcatacagctgtcaactcttgtcactgaaatccgtttcacatttgctagctaccttttagatcaaagcccatatagaatgatagaagataagatgatagaagcccatctcctactgtaaatagcctacacactgtgtgtgtgtagccagccagccaggtagaaaaatggcagcagagttggggacagatatgcagggacagactggcagagacagggagtctcaggtaagtttgttgagtctttctttggcaacattatgaaaggttctcaatttttttgacttgtaaaataggaacataattggaaaatgccatgcaTACcaccactctcaacttaaactggtgactgaactaagatttgttaaaggcaatggtattgctgttgtgattagttgtgtagttttgggtaccggtagttaggagtacggcaaacaccttatttctttggttcctcaatatacatttaccatattacaatgtaggccatgtgttacagcactacttttggtgtccccctcaggaattgctcttgagaaaatgtcatgtaattgtcccctccagagttgatatcagattttcgcccctgactGATATTGATGAAGACAGTACAGTACCTGTAGCTTGGTTGTAGTGGCCACCAGTGTTTGTGAAGATGTTCTTGTAGACTACGGTTGTGGCAGTGTTGAATTGTCCTAGGTGTCCAGTTTTTCCCAAAGAGGTTGAAAATGCCACCTTGGGTCTCTCTGTGAGTGCAGGAGAATAAAGAGAATGATTTGATGATGACAATGATTAACATTTAAACTTTTTCACACTCAGAAATGGATGGGGAAGGAATTATTCCCAAATTAACTTACATGTTATTTAAAAGTACCATAATTCCATTTATGTTTTACCTGCATTCTCCCTCTGCAGTTTCTCAACCTCACTCTCAGTGGATGTTACCCTGCTCAGTACGGCTGGAGTTACAAAAATTACACAAACATTTACAGGAAAATACCCCGGAGAACACGAAATTAGTGTCTTGATCATTAGCAATCATAATGATAAGATAATTAGATACCTATATTCTGCCTGGTTTCTATGGCTACATTAACAATAGTTAATTTGATTaccaatgtcacgccctgaccgtagagatccttattattctcaatgtttggttaggtcagggtgtgactcgggtgggaaagtctatgttttttgtttctttgtttttgggcgagtgtggttcccaatcacaggcagctgtctattgttgtctctgattgtgaatcatacttaggcagcctgttttccacctgtgtttgtgggaggttattttctgtttattgtctatgcctgacggaactgttcacTTTCGGTTTGTTGCTTTTGGTtattcttgtttgagtgtttcttggaataaagtatcatgaacacttaccacgctgcgccttggtccacttctccttctaaCGACGAGCATTACAACTAAACAAACTGATATTTAACTGTACATTTTACCTGCATTCTCTGTCTTCATTGCCTCAAGTTGTCTTTCAGAACTCATCAGCCTGGACTCCATGACTAAAACAAAATTAAATAATTTTCATGTCAACAATGGAAATTAACCAGAGTACAACATTACTCAGTCAACTGATAGTGGGCTTAGTATTCTGCTATCACCTGAGTTCTCTGTTTTCAGCCCCTCCACCTGAGTCTTAGTGTCTCGTAGTTCAGTCATGGTGCGGCTGAACTCTGCTCTTTGCAGCACCATCATGTCTCTCAGATCTCTCAGCTCAGACTTGATGTCAAAGTGAAGGGCTGTCTGTAAGTGAGAGGATTCATCTTCACTTGGAATGTCCTTAGCTTCTCCCAAATGACAGATCAGCAACACCAGTGGAACTAGAAAAGCTCTCATTGGGAAAACATGCATGGAGCTAGTTCAGAATACAATATACTCCAAACATCAGTCTCTTTTATAATCACCTTGTGCTTAACCATTAACTTGGAGTATTTAGCAATCTTCTGGTACACCCATAAAAGGTTTAAAATGGGCCATAAGCCCTTCGTCCACCTGTTATTTTTCTGTAAGATTTAAACTCGGTCATTAGCCCTTTGTCCACCTGTTATCTTTCTGTAAGGTTTAAACTGGGTTAATAGCCCTTTGCCCACCTGTTATTTTTCTGTAAAAGAGGGCCCCACAAAAATAGTAAACTAACAAAAATGTGTCCAAATACTATTTCTAGGGgctttagggttaaggttagggttaggagttttGAATGGGACTCAATTTTGTGTCCCCtcaaggttagttatacaaggctgtgtgtgtgtgtgtgtgtgtgtgtgtgtgtgtgtgtgtgtgtgtgtgtgcgtgcgtgcgtgcgtgcgtgcgtgcgtgtgcgcgcgcgCTGTTTGGTGATGCCCAGAATGCATGAGCAGAGCTGAACGGCGTGAGGGAGAGGTGTTTTGTGAGTAGTGGCGAGGGGAACAAGGGAGCAAGGGAACCCTCTCTATTCTACACATCTGAGTTGATGAGTGTTTCACTAGAGGCCCTGCTGCATTTTTGATCCCCAGCTAGTAAAATATTCAGAGCTGTGAGTCTGGAGGGACATATACACGGTgccaaaaaaatataaataaataaacaatatgtacagtgccttaggaaagtattcagaccccttcactttttacacattttgttacattacaaccttattctaaaatggattggataaagtcctcagcaatctacacacaataccccaaaatgacaaaacaaaaacaaaaatgtgtgaattgtt
Coding sequences within:
- the LOC115149156 gene encoding complement C1q-like protein 2 isoform X1, translating into MHVFPMRAFLVPLVLLICHLGEAKDIPSEDESSHLQTALHFDIKSELRDLRDMMVLQRAEFSRTMTELRDTKTQVEGLKTENSVMESRLMSSERQLEAMKTENAAVLSRVTSTESEVEKLQRENAERPKVAFSTSLGKTGHLGQFNTATTVVYKNIFTNTGGHYNQATGIFTAPVRGVYHFSFTMGDFLQSTVMGLSLFKNEQQIMHSGEVGDHQQFRNASNAVILQLEVGDVIFMQLPANYRIYDDSNHRNTFNGILLFPV
- the LOC115149156 gene encoding uncharacterized protein LOC115149156 isoform X2 encodes the protein MHVFPMRAFLVPLVLLICHLGEAKDIPSEDESSHLQTALHFDIKSELRDLRDMMVLQRAEFSRTMTELRDTKTQVEGLKTENSVMESRLMSSERQLEAMKTENAAVLSRVTSTESEVEKLQRENAERPKVAFSTSLGKTGHLGQFNTATTVVYKNIFTNTGGHYNQATGTVLSSSTSVNG